Part of the Terrisporobacter glycolicus ATCC 14880 = DSM 1288 genome is shown below.
GCTATGGAGTTAACTACAGGTTAATTGTAGTTATTATTTAAAATTGATATTATATAAGTAGGAGAGCAAACATTACCATTTTTAAGAGGAGCATACATGAAAATAAATGATATTATAAAATTAAAAAGAAAAGAAATGGATTTAACTCAAGAACAAATAGCGGAGTACTTAGGAGTAACAACTCCTGCAGTTAATAAATGGGAAAAAGGAAATTCATATCCTGATATTACAATATTACCTGCATTAGCAAGATTATTGAGAGTTGATTTAAATACTTTGCTATCATTTAAAGATGAACTAACAGATAAAGAAATTGGAAAATTCACTAATGATCTAGCAGCTATTATAGATGAAAAAGGATATGATGATGGATTTCAATTAGGAATAGATAAAATATATAATTATCCTAATTGCTATAAGTTAATTTTTTCAGTTGCATCTGTTTTGCAGGGCGCATTATTTATGTATGGTGTGAAAGATAAATATAAGTATGAAACAGAAATTGAAAAGCTATTTGAACGTGTAGCTAATTGCGATAATCCAGAGTTATGCAATCATGCAAAATCATTACTAATTTTTAGATACATAGAAAGAGAAGATTATGATAGTGCACAAAAACTTATTGATACCTTACCTAATATATCAATTAATAAAAATGAAATTCAATCTAAGTTATATATTAAACAGGGTAAAATATCAGAAGCATCTGAAATCATAGAACAAAATTTATTACGTATGGCTAATGAAATTCAAACATCATTAATAAGTATGCTTGATATTGCTTTAAAAGAAAGTAGACATGAATATGCAGCAATTTATGCTGACAAAATACAACAAACAGTTGAAATATATGAATTATGGGATTATAACAAATATATTGGCCATTTTCAACTTGCAATAGAAACAAAAGATAAAAAAAGGAGTATGGATACATTAAAAGTTATATTACCATCCATCAAAAAACAATGGATGATAAATCAGTCTCCACTTTATAGACATATTAAATCTAAAAGTGTAGATAGTAAAATGGGTATAATGATGCTTGATAGTATAATTAGGGAGCTTGAAACTAGTGAAGAAGCAGACTTTTTAAAAAGTGACCCTGAATTTATAGAGTTATTAAATGCATATAAAGATTAATTTTATGGATGTATTTAATAACTCTATAGGAAGTAAAATTATAGTAAGTAAGTTAAAGGGATACACAAAAATGTGTACCCCCTCTTTTAGATTTTTTATAATGCCAGAAAGTCAGGTCATTGTAAAGTTTTGACTAGGATACATGGGAAGTTATTTACATACTACATAAGAATATATTAAATACATTTGGAACAATATATAAGAATGAAATAGAAGCTAGACAAAGTATGAAGAAACAAAAATATGATGCAACTATAAATTTATAAAAACATGTATACTTAAGTAAATTTCAATATGTAGTATTTCCTTAGGTAACTTAAATGTAACTAGGCACTAAAATGTGCCTTATTGTTGTTTCTTTCTACAAGGTTTATTATTAATTCATAGAAGTAAACAAATAACTATAAGAAAAAAGGATGGTAAGAATATGTCAAGAATAATAGGAATAAATGAATTTAAAAATGATGTGGAAAATAATAAAGGTACAGTTGTAGTAGATTTCTTTGCAACTTGGTGTGGTCCATGTAAAATGTTATCACCAGTATATGACTCAATAGGTGAAGAAATGAAAGATAAAACAGAATTTTTAAAAGTTGATATAGACCAAAGTATGGAGTTAGCTCAAAAATTTGAAGTATCAACTGTTCCAACAGTGATAGTTTTTAAAGAGGGAAAAGAAATGGATAGATTAGTAGGTTTTATACCTAAAAACAGTTTAAAAGCTAAAGTAGAAGAATATTTATAATAAAAATTAAGTAACTAAGGCCTAAGTCCTATATTAATTGGACTTAGGCCTTTTAGCTTTATTCTATATGAATTTTGACTGATGATTATTGGCAGCAAATTGTATAACAAGTAAGTGGCACTGCGATAATTTACTTTTTTGTTTACAAATGTAATTATTTACTATATTTTCCATTAATATTATAATGTATTATATAATAAAGTTAAAAGGAGAAAAACATGAATTATAGCAAATTATTTACAGTGAAAATAAATTTGGTTTAATAGGGTTTGTATATTATTGGATTATATTAATGATTGTAGTAATTTTAGTTACTATATTAAAAATAGAAATGAAATTTAAAAAAGTAATAAAAACTGATAAAACAGGATTATGGGATTCGCAAGAAGTACTGGACTTTTACGAAGATTTTTTAATAGTAAAAAGTAAAGTATTTGAAGGAGAAATAAAAGTCAAATATGCTCAATTTTATGAAGTATTTGAGTCAAAGGATTATTTTATAACTTATTTAAATGACAATAAGGCAAGCTTAATAAGAAAAAAAGATATGGAAAGTGAAGTTATTCATAGTTTAAGGTCTTTGTATATAAAAAATCTTACAAACAAATATAAAAGTGTAAATATATAAATTTGTATTTTATTTTTTCAACGATCTATAATTGTAATAACTATTATTAAAATAATAAAAGTTATAATTTACATTTATAATGTTATAAAAAAAGATGTAAACGTTGATATACCATAAGGAACTTACAAAGGGAATTATATGTACATATAGTATATTAACTATATGGAGGTGCATGTATGAATTTCTTAATTAGAGGAATATCAGAGTTTGTAATAGTTATACCCGTAGCACTTATTATATTCTCACCTTACTTTTTATATACAAGGTATATACTTAAAATAAAAATAGAGTGGAACTCAGTAGAAATTTTATGTGAATTTTTATGGTTACTTATGTTATTGGCTATTTTGAACATAACAGGCATAATTGGAAGTATAATAGAGGGCAATTTTAGTGTGGATTCAGTAGTAAATGGGAGAGCATATATTGATTTTAATATTTTATCAGATGGTTTATCACTTCCTACAATACTAAATATTATACTATTTATTCCATTTGGTTTTTTTACAACTATGATATTTAAAAGATTTACAACTGGGGCTTTGATGGGATTTTTCATTTCAGTATCTATTGAAGTACTACAATTGTTTACTGGAAGATTTGTACAACTGGAAGATATATTAATGAATACCTCAGGAATGGTAATAGGATGTTTATTTGCTTTTTTAGTATTCAAACTTCACGATAAAGGATACATTAGGATTGATTCTTGATGATCAAAAATTTGCAACTACTACATGAAGAATAAACTTAAAAAATTAGTGCTTATCTTTGATAGATGAAGCGCTTTTTTTAATCTATAAAACTATGGCATGATATTATATATATTAAAGTTATGTAATAAATGAATTTAAAAATGATGTGGAAAATAATAAAGGTACAGTTGTGGTAGACTTCTTTGCAACTTGGTGTGGCCCATGTAAAATGTTATCGCCAGTATATGACTCAATAGGTGAAGAAATGAAAGCTAAAGTAGAAGAATATTTATAGTAAAAATTAAGTAACTAAGGCCTAAGTCCTATATTAATTGGACTTAGGCCTTTTAGATGTATAAATTAATATGGCTTTGTGAACGCAAAATAGAGTAATACTTTTCAATCATATTACTCTATTTATTAAATTATACTATAATTTGGATTACTATTTTAATTTCATATGCAATATAGGGAATGGATTACCCTGTTCGTCGAACTCAGATTTTTTAAAAACTTTAAAGCCCATATGTTTATAAAAGCCTAATGCTTGTGGATTTTGCTCATTAACATCTACATAATTTGCATTTAATACTTCTAT
Proteins encoded:
- a CDS encoding helix-turn-helix domain-containing protein; translation: MKINDIIKLKRKEMDLTQEQIAEYLGVTTPAVNKWEKGNSYPDITILPALARLLRVDLNTLLSFKDELTDKEIGKFTNDLAAIIDEKGYDDGFQLGIDKIYNYPNCYKLIFSVASVLQGALFMYGVKDKYKYETEIEKLFERVANCDNPELCNHAKSLLIFRYIEREDYDSAQKLIDTLPNISINKNEIQSKLYIKQGKISEASEIIEQNLLRMANEIQTSLISMLDIALKESRHEYAAIYADKIQQTVEIYELWDYNKYIGHFQLAIETKDKKRSMDTLKVILPSIKKQWMINQSPLYRHIKSKSVDSKMGIMMLDSIIRELETSEEADFLKSDPEFIELLNAYKD
- the trxA gene encoding thioredoxin, whose protein sequence is MSRIIGINEFKNDVENNKGTVVVDFFATWCGPCKMLSPVYDSIGEEMKDKTEFLKVDIDQSMELAQKFEVSTVPTVIVFKEGKEMDRLVGFIPKNSLKAKVEEYL
- a CDS encoding YcxB family protein, which translates into the protein MIVVILVTILKIEMKFKKVIKTDKTGLWDSQEVLDFYEDFLIVKSKVFEGEIKVKYAQFYEVFESKDYFITYLNDNKASLIRKKDMESEVIHSLRSLYIKNLTNKYKSVNI
- a CDS encoding VanZ family protein codes for the protein MNFLIRGISEFVIVIPVALIIFSPYFLYTRYILKIKIEWNSVEILCEFLWLLMLLAILNITGIIGSIIEGNFSVDSVVNGRAYIDFNILSDGLSLPTILNIILFIPFGFFTTMIFKRFTTGALMGFFISVSIEVLQLFTGRFVQLEDILMNTSGMVIGCLFAFLVFKLHDKGYIRIDS